One part of the Indicator indicator isolate 239-I01 chromosome 5, UM_Iind_1.1, whole genome shotgun sequence genome encodes these proteins:
- the ERMN gene encoding ermin, which produces MTEEAPVASTMPECNGSLAPEKGPLRGVEVIDERAKPAGTGPYLTTDTSLNTPPAGENQQENRNSLAQGIVHELLDGEKQCEEKQEDNSEMLQQGAAGTQDMELAGQEPEEGLGSEETSVSSGELGLAATPDREVVETPTASTDGRGNTTEEEAEEEEEDTEEDEVQVIDIKKENSEVSHLNLAGSGKEASPPSTPGCNPSQVEKGTEQPSLGKRNDISRHSYSRYNTISYRRIRKGNTKQRIDEFESMMHL; this is translated from the exons ATGACAGAAGAAGCGCCGGTGGCATCCACCATGCCTGAGTGCAACGGGAGCTTAGCCCCGGAGAAGGGCCCGCTGCGGGGAGTGGAGGTCATCGATGAGAGAGCAAAGCCTGCGGGGACAGGTCCCTACCTGACCACGGACACCAGCCTGAACACTCCACCTGCCGGAGAAAACCAGCAGGAGAACAGAAACTCTTTGGCACAGGGCATAGTTCACGAGCTTCTGGATGGAGAGAAGCAATGTGAAG AGAAGCAAGAGGACAACAGTGAGATGttacagcagggagcagctggcacCCAGGACATGGAGCTGGCAGGCCAGGAGCCAGAGGAAG ggctgggcagtgaggAGACCTCTGTGAGCagtggggagctggggctggcggCCACTCCTgacagggaagtggtggagacCCCCACGGCCAGCACCGATGGGAGAGGGAACACAActgaggaagaagcagaggaggaggaagaggacacAGAAGAGGATGAAGTTCAGGTGATAGACATCAAGAAGGAGAACAGCGAGGTGTCCCACCTAAACCTGGCAGGCAGCGGCAAGGAGGCATCTCCCCCGAGCACCCCTGGCTGCAACCCCTCCCAGGTGGAGaaaggcacagagcagcccagcctggggaagaggaacgACATCTCCAGACACAGCTACTCCAGGTACAACACAATCTCCTACCGCAGGATCCGGAAAGGAAACACCAAGCAGCGCATCGACGAGTTCGAGTCCATGATGCACTTGTGA